In one Arenibacter antarcticus genomic region, the following are encoded:
- a CDS encoding TonB-dependent receptor, which produces MILKKEEQDLQIQFFPIPKIDKIGKPQFLINGTIIDSNGTPLSGGNVVEKGTTNGVTADFDGKFEIELSSINPELVVSYIGFATRQIPVNGQTNLTITLQESAAGLEEVVVVGYGQVKKSDLTGSVSSIKGEAISLQAVGNPVQALSGVSTGVQILQNSGQPGSGVSVLIRGGNSLLGGNNPLYVVDGFPIIGDLSSINPNDILSIEILKDASSTAIYGARGANGVVIVSTKKGKEGKTSIEYNGYTGFQKVNNTIDMINAKEFATLANVRASNDNIAPYFTSAEIASFENGTNWQDEIFQNAVIQNHSITVSGGNDKTVFSVSGNYFNQEGIIINSGYEYLQLRSSLEHKINSKWKFSFNNILSRKKNNNIFSNNSERGSGVLSGALISPPTVSVFNNDGEYSNVRPYAFSPDIVENPVAMALERKQLSRENALLLNIIAQGEITKNLVLYSSVGVQYENVRGDNYSPSIFQPSATGSASISYSEFTDIVNENLLTYSNQINKSHDLKVMGGLTSQKTSNQSLSASSTGFLSDILENNSIQAGSSPGTPVSRSSDYSILSGLGRLNYGYKGKYLLTTSIRADGSSVFGKANKWGYFPSAALAWRVSEEGFFTENDFIGNLKLRASWGETGNTAVSPYQSLSILSSSQTVFDDNINIGYAPGSSMPNPDLKWETTAQTDFGVDVGLFRNKLQFTFDYYHKKTEDLLASIPVILSSGYTSQTTNLGSMENKGFEISLDSRILEGEFSWDLGINYSSNRNKVLSLPEGGDIFGVGLGNALPAMSLVREGHPVGVFYGLVEDGLTDEGLIKYVDTDGNETINSLDRQIIGDPNPDFIFGVNSNTTYKNFGLTVLVNGSQGNDILNYNLSNVADGFSFGINQIRDVLGNYWTAENPDPNAKYPKISSNTRYQGSDRFIEDGSYVQIKNIRLSYTLKGDTFKSLPIYNSQIFINIQNLATFTNYSFYSPTLNTHGGGISKGIDQFGYPDTRTFMLGVRINL; this is translated from the coding sequence ATTATCCTGAAAAAGGAAGAACAGGACTTACAAATACAGTTTTTTCCAATTCCTAAAATCGACAAAATTGGGAAACCACAGTTTTTAATTAATGGAACTATTATTGACAGTAACGGTACACCACTTTCGGGTGGCAATGTTGTGGAGAAAGGTACAACGAACGGTGTAACCGCTGATTTTGACGGGAAATTTGAAATAGAACTGTCCTCAATAAATCCGGAGTTGGTAGTATCCTATATAGGATTCGCCACTAGACAAATACCGGTTAACGGACAAACAAATTTGACCATAACACTGCAGGAGAGTGCAGCAGGATTGGAAGAGGTTGTAGTGGTTGGGTACGGACAGGTTAAGAAAAGTGACCTAACTGGCTCTGTTTCTTCTATAAAAGGAGAAGCTATTAGTTTACAAGCTGTAGGCAATCCAGTGCAAGCATTGTCTGGTGTATCTACAGGGGTTCAGATTTTGCAAAACTCTGGACAACCTGGTAGTGGTGTGAGTGTTTTGATCAGAGGCGGAAATTCTCTTTTGGGGGGCAACAATCCTTTATATGTTGTTGATGGCTTCCCGATTATTGGAGATCTAAGTTCTATCAATCCCAATGACATATTATCAATTGAGATTTTAAAGGACGCTTCCTCAACAGCAATTTATGGGGCTAGAGGAGCAAATGGAGTAGTTATTGTTTCAACAAAAAAAGGTAAGGAAGGCAAGACCTCGATTGAATATAATGGATATACTGGATTTCAAAAAGTGAATAATACTATTGACATGATAAACGCCAAGGAGTTTGCTACCTTAGCAAATGTTAGGGCATCAAATGATAATATAGCTCCTTATTTTACTAGTGCAGAAATCGCATCTTTTGAAAATGGCACTAATTGGCAAGATGAAATATTTCAGAATGCAGTGATTCAAAATCATTCTATAACTGTTTCAGGAGGAAATGACAAAACAGTATTTAGTGTCTCTGGTAATTATTTTAATCAGGAAGGAATTATTATAAACTCTGGTTATGAATATCTTCAGTTAAGATCAAGCCTTGAACATAAGATTAATTCTAAATGGAAATTTTCTTTTAATAATATATTAAGTAGAAAGAAAAACAATAATATATTCAGTAATAATTCAGAACGAGGATCTGGTGTATTGAGTGGAGCCCTTATTTCTCCACCTACTGTTTCAGTATTCAACAATGATGGTGAATATAGCAATGTTAGACCATATGCCTTTAGTCCGGATATAGTGGAAAATCCTGTTGCTATGGCATTGGAACGGAAGCAATTATCTAGGGAGAATGCATTACTTCTTAATATCATTGCACAGGGTGAAATAACCAAAAATTTAGTTTTATATTCTTCTGTGGGTGTGCAATATGAGAATGTTCGAGGTGATAATTATTCACCATCCATATTTCAGCCTTCGGCTACTGGATCCGCTTCAATTTCTTATAGTGAATTTACGGATATTGTTAACGAGAATTTATTAACTTATTCCAATCAAATTAATAAATCTCATGATTTAAAAGTCATGGGAGGATTAACCTCTCAAAAAACATCAAATCAATCTTTAAGTGCTTCTTCAACTGGATTTTTGTCTGATATTCTAGAGAATAACAGCATTCAAGCAGGTAGTTCTCCCGGCACCCCTGTATCAAGAAGTAGTGATTACTCCATACTTTCAGGTTTAGGAAGATTAAATTACGGATATAAAGGTAAATATCTACTAACAACCAGTATAAGGGCTGATGGATCCTCAGTTTTTGGCAAAGCCAATAAATGGGGTTATTTCCCTTCTGCAGCTTTAGCATGGCGGGTAAGTGAAGAGGGGTTTTTTACAGAAAACGATTTCATTGGTAATCTTAAACTAAGGGCTAGTTGGGGTGAAACTGGGAATACAGCAGTTTCACCATACCAATCGCTCTCCATATTATCCAGTTCTCAAACAGTCTTTGATGATAATATTAATATAGGCTACGCACCAGGAAGTTCAATGCCTAACCCTGATCTAAAATGGGAAACGACAGCCCAAACAGATTTTGGGGTTGACGTTGGCTTATTTCGAAATAAGCTTCAATTTACTTTTGATTATTACCATAAAAAAACTGAAGATTTGCTGGCTTCAATTCCCGTGATTTTATCCTCAGGGTATACCTCCCAAACAACTAATTTGGGTAGTATGGAAAATAAAGGATTTGAAATATCGTTGGATTCAAGGATTTTGGAAGGAGAATTTAGTTGGGATTTAGGTATTAATTATTCATCAAATCGCAATAAGGTTTTGAGTTTGCCTGAAGGCGGGGATATTTTTGGAGTAGGACTTGGTAACGCTCTACCTGCAATGAGCTTGGTGCGTGAAGGCCATCCTGTTGGTGTGTTCTATGGACTTGTTGAAGATGGCCTTACCGATGAAGGGTTAATCAAGTATGTTGATACTGACGGTAATGAAACGATAAACAGTCTGGATAGACAAATTATTGGTGATCCAAACCCGGATTTTATTTTTGGGGTTAATAGTAATACGACTTATAAAAACTTCGGATTAACGGTCTTAGTTAATGGTTCCCAGGGCAATGATATACTAAATTATAATTTGTCTAATGTGGCAGATGGTTTTAGTTTTGGAATTAATCAAATTAGAGATGTTTTGGGTAATTATTGGACGGCAGAGAATCCAGATCCTAATGCAAAATATCCAAAAATAAGTTCTAATACGAGATACCAAGGTTCAGATAGATTTATTGAAGATGGTTCCTATGTTCAGATAAAAAATATCCGGTTGTCATATACTCTTAAAGGAGACACATTTAAATCGTTACCGATTTATAATTCTCAGATATTTATTAATATACAAAATCTGGCCACTTTTACGAATTATTCATTTTATTCACCTACTCTGAACACTCATGGAGGTGGAATTTCTAAAGGGATAGATCAGTTCGGATATCCTGACACAAGGACGTTTATGTTAGGAGTTAGAATTAATTTATAA
- a CDS encoding STN domain-containing protein — MKKNIYLGIQHILYPNISLKMKLTTLFLIITLFRVQANSYAQVAKITLDLHAVSLMSVFEEIEAGSEFKFLGNQDDIDINRVVSVHVKKERIDKVLSDLFFGTNVTFKILDR; from the coding sequence ATGAAAAAAAATATTTATTTGGGAATACAGCATATATTGTATCCCAATATCAGTTTAAAAATGAAGCTGACCACTCTTTTTTTAATAATTACCTTATTTAGGGTCCAAGCCAACTCCTATGCTCAGGTTGCAAAGATTACTTTGGACCTGCATGCGGTTAGTTTAATGTCAGTATTTGAAGAAATTGAAGCTGGTAGTGAATTTAAATTTTTAGGCAACCAAGATGATATTGACATAAATCGTGTTGTTTCCGTGCACGTTAAAAAGGAAAGAATTGATAAAGTATTGAGCGATTTGTTTTTTGGAACGAACGTTACCTTTAAAATATTAGATCGATAA
- a CDS encoding FecR family protein, with protein MRKLINKYLDDTIGGIELERLKVWLEKEKNQSKFKTILENHYHLNLGLQAVDLEKEYSLLLNKLEGHNINKRRSYFALYQRAAVLMVLMGLGYLLYITIGNSNESYTDGNFITIKQENGSIQVIMEDGSVEIVDSKGEIIGRQDGGQLDYKNIGSANSGNRVDDIIAYNELVVPNGKKMKLILSDSTIVHINSGTYFKYPVRFVKNRDRRVFLEGEAFFEVSKYKNSPFIVSANELDIRVLGTKFDVSSYENDNTVSTVLVEGSVELYYRNEMQENKDKFLLAPGQIASWQKSENNMAITVVDVKEYTSWINGQIIFRVRPFPEIIKVLERHYDVSITNNYSFLDDQHFFAKFDNETIEQVLSYFQNSTPFTYTRIGNTIVINQSKKTDAYD; from the coding sequence TTGAGAAAATTAATAAATAAATATTTAGATGATACCATTGGTGGTATTGAATTGGAGAGACTTAAAGTTTGGTTGGAAAAGGAGAAAAACCAAAGTAAGTTTAAAACCATACTTGAAAACCATTATCATTTGAATTTAGGCTTGCAAGCTGTCGATTTGGAAAAAGAATATTCCTTACTGTTGAATAAGCTTGAAGGTCATAATATAAATAAAAGACGTTCTTATTTTGCATTGTATCAAAGAGCAGCTGTTCTCATGGTGCTGATGGGCCTAGGTTACCTTTTGTATATAACTATTGGAAATTCGAATGAATCCTATACTGATGGAAATTTCATTACCATAAAACAGGAGAATGGAAGTATTCAAGTGATTATGGAGGATGGTAGTGTCGAAATTGTTGATAGCAAGGGTGAAATTATTGGAAGGCAAGATGGAGGTCAGTTGGATTACAAGAATATAGGGTCTGCAAATTCGGGCAATCGTGTGGATGATATTATTGCCTACAACGAATTGGTAGTTCCCAATGGGAAGAAAATGAAATTAATCTTATCGGATAGCACCATAGTCCACATTAATTCAGGTACCTATTTTAAGTATCCAGTTAGATTTGTAAAAAATCGGGATAGGAGGGTGTTTTTGGAGGGTGAAGCCTTTTTTGAAGTGTCAAAATATAAAAACAGCCCCTTTATAGTTAGTGCAAACGAATTAGATATTAGAGTACTGGGTACCAAATTTGATGTTAGCTCCTACGAAAATGATAATACTGTCAGTACTGTACTAGTCGAAGGTTCTGTTGAATTATATTATAGAAATGAAATGCAAGAGAATAAGGATAAATTTTTATTAGCCCCGGGTCAAATCGCTTCATGGCAGAAATCGGAAAACAACATGGCCATCACTGTGGTTGATGTAAAAGAATATACCTCTTGGATTAATGGACAAATTATATTTAGGGTTAGACCTTTTCCAGAAATAATAAAAGTGTTGGAGCGACATTACGATGTATCAATAACCAATAATTATAGTTTTTTAGATGATCAACACTTTTTTGCAAAATTCGACAATGAAACTATAGAACAAGTATTGAGTTATTTTCAGAATAGTACTCCATTCACATATACTAGGATAGGAAATACAATTGTTATAAACCAATCTAAAAAAACAGACGCCTATGATTAA
- a CDS encoding RNA polymerase sigma factor yields the protein MQHQKDVFKIAFEQLYGPLLAYTKTLTNNPEQAKDIVQNCFITLWQKRPDLLESPTLKSFLFTTAYNSFIDLYRKNKRKNKILDNLKYSMAKEYIIEEESNLDIKIKRLKLIIAELPPKCKEILLLNKRDGLKYKEIALRLNISEKTVESQMRIAFKKIREELKKGKQFFVVILKDISKYLS from the coding sequence ATGCAGCACCAGAAAGATGTCTTTAAAATAGCATTTGAGCAACTATACGGACCATTACTAGCGTATACCAAAACACTTACCAATAATCCGGAACAAGCTAAGGACATTGTCCAAAATTGTTTTATTACTTTATGGCAAAAACGCCCTGATCTATTGGAAAGTCCTACATTAAAGAGCTTTCTATTCACCACCGCATATAATTCTTTCATAGACCTTTACCGAAAAAATAAGCGGAAAAACAAAATTTTGGATAATCTTAAATATAGCATGGCGAAGGAATATATAATCGAAGAAGAAAGTAACCTTGATATTAAGATAAAAAGATTGAAATTAATAATTGCCGAATTACCACCCAAGTGCAAAGAAATATTGCTACTTAATAAAAGAGATGGTTTAAAATACAAGGAAATTGCATTGAGACTTAATATTTCCGAAAAAACAGTTGAAAGTCAAATGCGCATTGCATTTAAAAAAATCAGGGAGGAATTAAAAAAGGGGAAGCAGTTTTTCGTAGTTATTCTTAAAGATATTTCTAAGTATTTAAGCTAA
- a CDS encoding MBL fold metallo-hydrolase, giving the protein MQILKNLYQTGGDLNGLTFDLQGALWNDGNSYVLKTETGSIMFDCGCGNTLDQIFANMKYWDLDPYDIKYCLLTHPHFDHAGAAHLLKERGVQLIAIKETADAVSTGDERCAGYLYHKVFKPVEVDTIVSEGDILNLLGIEIEVGHYPGHSMGCTAFSFQHENKKITVSGDIIGTLMVGDFGWDGSIDFDKKIYTESLRRFAKLNPDIMLPGHGMIYFHKPKWRAEDALNSALSQWR; this is encoded by the coding sequence ATGCAAATACTTAAAAATTTATATCAAACAGGAGGAGACCTCAATGGATTAACCTTCGATTTGCAGGGGGCCTTGTGGAATGACGGAAATTCCTATGTCCTTAAAACGGAAACCGGGTCAATCATGTTTGATTGCGGCTGTGGTAATACCCTCGACCAGATTTTTGCCAACATGAAATACTGGGATTTGGATCCTTATGATATTAAGTATTGTTTGCTCACGCACCCTCATTTTGACCATGCCGGTGCAGCCCATTTGCTTAAAGAAAGAGGTGTACAACTAATTGCAATCAAAGAAACAGCAGATGCCGTCTCTACCGGAGACGAACGTTGTGCGGGATATTTGTACCATAAAGTTTTTAAACCGGTTGAAGTGGATACGATTGTATCAGAAGGCGATATTCTAAATCTATTAGGTATTGAAATCGAGGTTGGTCATTATCCAGGTCATTCCATGGGGTGTACTGCCTTTTCATTCCAGCATGAAAACAAAAAGATTACGGTAAGCGGTGACATTATCGGCACCTTAATGGTGGGTGATTTCGGATGGGACGGCTCAATCGATTTCGACAAAAAAATTTATACCGAATCACTGCGACGGTTCGCCAAGTTAAATCCTGATATCATGCTCCCTGGGCATGGTATGATTTATTTTCATAAACCAAAGTGGCGGGCGGAAGATGCCCTGAATAGTGCCTTGTCTCAATGGAGGTAA
- a CDS encoding amidohydrolase family protein, whose protein sequence is MKIKYLFLYLLCVSLQNCGLPKKNISAPKVPKSEFYTIQDFKKVAKIDAHVHIDTNRPEFIQQAIDDNFQLLTVNWDDPNETADMEVQQKFSIRQVKAFPENVAYATTFSVRDFNEPHWLERTIAYLKNSLAHGAIAVKIYKVIGMDLKDKNGEWVMIDDPKFHPILDFIQSNNITVIGHLGEPKNCWLPLDEMTVNGDRNYFRKNPEYHMFLHPEAPSYEDQIRARDNMLRKHPNLKFVGAHLGSLEWSVDELSKRLDEFPNMAVDMAARISQLQYQTMTNRQKVRDFMIKYQDRLIYGTDLSVEPSSDPGALKKQMHATWRNDWGFFVSDGDLTVPDFEGTFKGLKLPKQVIEKIYFSNANKWFRQM, encoded by the coding sequence ATGAAAATTAAGTATCTCTTTTTATACCTTTTATGTGTGTCTCTACAAAATTGTGGACTACCAAAAAAGAACATATCGGCACCTAAAGTACCAAAATCTGAATTTTATACCATTCAGGATTTTAAAAAGGTCGCTAAAATTGACGCGCACGTCCATATCGACACAAATCGGCCGGAATTCATACAACAGGCTATAGACGATAATTTTCAATTGCTGACTGTCAATTGGGACGACCCAAACGAAACTGCGGATATGGAAGTACAGCAGAAATTTTCGATACGGCAAGTGAAAGCGTTCCCCGAAAATGTGGCCTACGCTACAACATTTTCTGTACGGGACTTCAATGAGCCCCATTGGTTGGAAAGGACCATTGCCTATTTAAAAAATTCTTTAGCTCATGGTGCTATAGCGGTTAAAATATATAAGGTTATAGGGATGGACCTGAAAGATAAAAATGGTGAATGGGTTATGATAGACGACCCTAAGTTCCATCCAATATTGGATTTTATACAGAGTAATAATATTACGGTAATCGGCCATCTCGGTGAACCAAAAAATTGTTGGCTGCCCCTAGACGAGATGACTGTAAACGGGGATAGAAATTATTTCAGAAAGAATCCCGAATATCACATGTTCCTACATCCCGAAGCCCCTTCGTATGAAGATCAGATCAGAGCACGGGACAATATGTTAAGAAAGCATCCAAATTTAAAATTCGTTGGCGCACATTTAGGTAGTCTGGAATGGAGTGTTGATGAACTCTCAAAACGATTGGATGAATTCCCTAATATGGCCGTGGATATGGCCGCACGGATTTCGCAGTTACAGTATCAAACTATGACTAATAGGCAAAAAGTACGGGATTTTATGATTAAGTACCAAGATAGGCTTATATACGGGACCGATTTAAGTGTTGAACCCTCTTCGGACCCGGGAGCGTTGAAGAAACAAATGCACGCGACTTGGAGAAATGACTGGGGTTTTTTTGTTTCTGATGGGGATCTGACGGTCCCAGATTTTGAGGGAACATTTAAAGGATTAAAATTACCCAAACAAGTTATTGAAAAGATCTATTTCAGCAATGCTAATAAGTGGTTTAGGCAGATGTAA